The following are from one region of the Tenacibaculum dicentrarchi genome:
- the msrB gene encoding peptide-methionine (R)-S-oxide reductase MsrB produces MLTWKNIIHFAVNGNPTPIKRVEKSEKQWKELLTDEQFRITRLKGTERPFSGELCSTYDEGKYNCTCCDTPLFDATIKFDSNSGWPSFTQPITENAIKYHRDTTFGMVRVEVLCNSCDAHLGHVFPDGPEPSGLRYCINSESMILNKN; encoded by the coding sequence ATGCTTACTTGGAAAAATATTATTCACTTTGCCGTAAATGGAAATCCGACGCCAATAAAAAGAGTTGAAAAATCTGAAAAACAATGGAAAGAATTATTAACTGATGAACAATTCAGAATTACCCGTTTAAAAGGAACTGAACGTCCTTTTTCTGGTGAATTATGTAGCACTTATGATGAAGGAAAATACAATTGTACTTGTTGTGATACCCCTTTATTTGATGCTACTATTAAATTTGATTCAAACTCTGGATGGCCGAGTTTTACCCAACCAATTACCGAAAATGCTATTAAATATCATAGAGATACAACTTTTGGAATGGTACGAGTAGAAGTTTTATGCAATAGTTGTGATGCACATTTAGGACACGTTTTTCCTGATGGACCTGAACCTAGTGGTTTAAGATATTGCATTAATTCAGAATCAATGATTTTAAATAAAAATTAA